One genomic region from Paramormyrops kingsleyae isolate MSU_618 chromosome 24, PKINGS_0.4, whole genome shotgun sequence encodes:
- the LOC111854355 gene encoding interferon-induced protein 44-like → MGGSSSTEPPRRVETAQQVVEQERKPTILHKPWRDVTWDESTKTKLMQSLKEYKPPVDFVPRARILLIGLVGAGKSSFFNSINSIFRGNITSQAEAGDMGTSLSLKYRTYKVKAGRGGQPLAFLLCDTMGLEQTANGGVKTEDIESILKGYIPNKYQFNPLQAMDTTGCQTGSRLPVQDRIHCVVYVIDATKLGIMPEGMKNKIDEIRKKTKYHEVPLMVLLTKVDKACPLVEKDLRNVYRSCYIKDLIDKVHQSLGIPLLNVLPVKNYSHELELNDTCDILLLTAMQKMLNFADSSFDNWEEDTE, encoded by the exons ATGGGaggcagcagcagcactgaaCCCCCCAGGAGAGTGGAGACCGCGCAGCAAGTCGTGGAACAGGAGAGGAAACCAACGATCCTTCATAAACCATGGAGGGATGTTACGTGGGACGAGAG CACAAAGACCAAACTCATGCAATCCCTGAAAGAGTACAAGCCCCCTGTTGATTTCGTGCCTCGGGCTCGGATTCTTCTAATTGGTTTAGTTGGTGCTGGAAAATCGAGCTTCTTCAATTCCATCAACTCGATCTTCCGTGGCAACATAACAAGCCAAGCTGAAGCAGGAGACATGGGAACCAGCCTTTCCTTGAAG TATCGCACTTACAAGGTGAAGGCGGGCCGAGGTGGACAGCCTCTGGCATTCCTACTGTGTGACACCATGGGATTGGAACAAACAGCAAATGGAGGGGTGAAAACTGAAGATATTGAGAGCATCCTGAAGGGCTACATACCAAACAAGTACCAG TTCAACCCTCTGCAGGCAATGGATACTACTGGCTGTCAGACGGGCAGCCGATTGCCAGTTCAGGACAGGATCCACTGTGTGGTGTATGTCATAgatgccaccaaacttggaattATGCCTGAAGGAATGAAGAACAAAATTGATGAAATCCGAAAGAAAACAAAGTATCATG AAGTCCCTCTAATGGTGCTACTGACCAAAGTGGACAAAGCATGCCCACTTGTGGAAAAGGATTTGAGGAACGTGTACCGCAGCTGCTACATAAAGGATCTG ATCGATAAAGTGCATCAAAGTCTGGGCATCCCATTGTTAAATGTGCTTCCAGTGAAGAATTACTCCCATGAACTTGAGCTGAACGACACCTGTGACATCCTGCTCCTCACCGCCATGCAGAAGATGCTCAACTTTGCTGACAGTTCCTTTGACAACTGGGAGGAAGACACAGAGTAG